From one uncultured Methanobrevibacter sp. genomic stretch:
- a CDS encoding cation:proton antiporter codes for MSIILITAVIVLLIFNKLKLPTMIGLFITGIVLGYVVNDTSIISTFSELGVIFLLFIIGLEFSAEKFSAIKKYALIGGILQVVITAALISILGLALKLSLNSAIFLGLLVAFSSTAIVMKVMQQKHITHSVQGRVSLGILIFQDIAVIIVILITPLLGGQALDLHTLPTLLVKFIGLGLIIIAGAKWFIPLALRDAAKTKNRDLFVLLTLFICMGTTFATSLIGIGPELGAFIAGLLISNTEYSHQTLGYIQPFQDVFMSLFFISIGLMVNLHLFLSNIFIIVALTIIILLINFAATFITGMALKLPVKISVSIAILLSQIGEFSFVLAKEGMKYGLMNNEFFSIFLGVSILTMSATPFLEKLTPKIVKEFGKISYFKVDEELKTLPEELESPKEIKDHVILVGMGRNGKQIAEACKQFHIPIRIVDMNPVIVENQQALGLPIIYGKASNESVLKELNITSAQCIVISASTYEETMKTIDAARRLNPDIHIIVRTKSLKSIDDVIGAGADEVIPKEFETSILMFTRIMDYYNKDIDEIADAVNDLRSDNYDAFRTVTSEDISTYLNYKYTDLEIDSLRVDENAHIDDFPFKENNLKVTGVVRGKDTFIEIKPDFKFFEDDLILFIGHRENINNFFNSI; via the coding sequence ATGTCAATAATCCTTATTACAGCTGTAATAGTATTATTGATATTTAACAAACTAAAATTACCTACAATGATAGGGTTATTTATAACCGGAATTGTATTAGGATACGTAGTTAATGATACAAGTATCATATCCACATTTTCAGAGTTAGGTGTGATATTTTTACTGTTCATTATTGGACTTGAGTTTTCTGCAGAAAAATTCTCGGCAATCAAAAAGTATGCATTGATTGGAGGCATACTCCAGGTAGTGATTACTGCCGCCCTGATTTCAATATTGGGATTGGCTTTGAAACTTAGTTTAAACAGTGCGATATTTTTAGGACTGCTGGTTGCCTTTTCATCAACCGCTATTGTCATGAAGGTAATGCAGCAAAAACACATTACCCATTCAGTTCAGGGAAGGGTGAGCTTGGGTATCCTGATCTTCCAGGACATTGCGGTTATCATCGTTATTCTGATTACACCTCTTCTGGGAGGACAGGCCTTAGACCTGCATACATTACCCACATTACTGGTTAAGTTCATAGGACTAGGATTGATAATAATTGCCGGAGCAAAATGGTTTATACCATTAGCCCTAAGAGATGCGGCAAAAACTAAAAACCGAGATTTATTCGTGCTTTTGACATTATTCATCTGTATGGGTACAACATTTGCAACCAGCCTCATTGGAATCGGGCCGGAACTTGGAGCATTCATAGCGGGACTGCTCATTTCAAACACTGAATACTCCCATCAAACATTAGGTTATATCCAACCGTTTCAGGACGTTTTCATGAGCCTTTTCTTCATAAGTATAGGTCTAATGGTAAATCTGCATCTATTCTTATCAAACATATTTATCATCGTTGCGCTGACAATAATAATACTCCTGATTAATTTTGCTGCAACATTCATAACAGGAATGGCTCTGAAACTGCCTGTAAAAATATCAGTCAGCATTGCAATCCTCTTAAGCCAGATAGGGGAATTTTCATTTGTCCTTGCAAAAGAGGGTATGAAATATGGGCTTATGAACAATGAGTTTTTCAGCATATTTTTAGGAGTGAGCATACTCACCATGTCTGCAACCCCATTCCTAGAGAAACTGACTCCAAAAATCGTCAAGGAATTCGGTAAAATTTCCTACTTCAAAGTTGATGAGGAACTTAAAACATTGCCGGAAGAACTGGAGAGTCCAAAGGAAATCAAGGACCATGTTATTCTGGTTGGTATGGGACGTAACGGAAAGCAAATTGCAGAGGCATGTAAACAGTTCCATATTCCAATTCGCATTGTTGACATGAATCCCGTTATCGTTGAAAACCAGCAGGCTTTAGGTTTGCCAATAATTTATGGAAAGGCATCAAATGAAAGTGTATTAAAGGAACTAAACATCACTTCCGCACAGTGCATCGTCATTTCTGCCTCAACATATGAAGAGACAATGAAAACAATTGATGCCGCAAGGCGTCTGAATCCTGATATCCACATTATCGTGCGTACAAAATCCCTGAAAAGCATTGATGACGTTATTGGCGCCGGTGCAGATGAAGTCATACCTAAGGAATTCGAAACAAGTATACTTATGTTTACAAGAATAATGGATTACTACAATAAGGACATCGATGAGATTGCCGATGCCGTGAACGATTTGAGATCAGACAATTATGACGCATTCCGAACCGTTACTTCCGAGGACATTTCAACCTATCTAAACTACAAGTATACCGATTTGGAAATCGACTCCCTTAGAGTGGATGAAAATGCACATATTGATGATTTTCCTTTTAAAGAAAATAATTTGAAAGTAACTGGAGTTGTCAGGGGAAAAGACACATTCATTGAAATCAAACCGGATTTTAAATTCTTTGAAGACGATTTAATACTGTTTATCGGACATAGGGAAAACATTAATAACTTCTTTAACTCAATTTAA
- a CDS encoding orotate phosphoribosyltransferase-like protein: MKQKLIEKAQELRQHGFTTGEIADELNVSMDTARWLTLQKAAEVKAEAPVDFAINWKSIGGNSTRLNYVSGALSDMALSHGDVDTVVGVAVSGIPFATVMSDLIEDMSGLDTSLAIFHPHKHRKDADESDDEGTISTNFGSVEGKKVVIVDDVITSGKTAKEVIHTVKDLGGEPTCVTVLIDKAGLSEIEGIPVESLIKVSRL, from the coding sequence GTGAAACAAAAATTAATAGAAAAAGCTCAAGAACTCAGACAACACGGTTTTACTACCGGTGAAATAGCTGATGAACTCAATGTAAGTATGGACACCGCAAGATGGTTAACCCTTCAAAAAGCAGCTGAAGTGAAAGCTGAAGCACCAGTGGATTTTGCTATTAATTGGAAAAGTATTGGAGGAAACTCAACCCGTTTGAATTATGTTTCCGGTGCTTTAAGTGACATGGCATTATCACATGGAGATGTCGACACAGTTGTAGGTGTTGCAGTAAGTGGAATTCCATTTGCAACCGTAATGTCTGATCTGATTGAAGACATGAGCGGTTTAGATACCTCACTGGCAATATTCCACCCTCACAAACACAGAAAAGATGCCGATGAAAGTGATGACGAAGGTACAATCAGTACCAACTTCGGCAGTGTTGAAGGCAAAAAAGTGGTAATCGTTGATGACGTAATTACCAGTGGAAAAACCGCAAAAGAAGTTATTCATACTGTAAAAGACTTAGGTGGAGAACCTACCTGCGTTACAGTATTGATTGATAAGGCAGGACTTTCAGAAATTGAAGGCATACCTGTTGAATCTTTAATTAAAGTAAGTAGATTATAA
- a CDS encoding Gfo/Idh/MocA family protein, which yields MKTINVGVVGVGAMGENHVRVYHKMEEANLVAVSDVSERALKKIEKKYGAKGFTDYSELLENPEIEAVSVCVPTTFHHDVVMEAIKNGKHVLVEKPIAFTVEEAEEMIAAAKEAGVLLATGHVERFNPAVQKAKELIDDGVIGDVVSAFAKRVGPLPPRIKDVGVSIDLAIHDLDIMNYLFEEEVTQVYGTMNCSFDDSEFEDHAEIMVNFDNESTGIIEVNWLTPYKRRELELTGTAGIISVDYIKQSIEVYGKFAQDIQIKHEEPLKSELNSFLNAVMNNEEPEITGEDGLKALKMVIAANRSSKEHKPIRFEELE from the coding sequence TTGAAAACTATTAACGTAGGAGTTGTAGGAGTAGGTGCGATGGGTGAAAACCACGTTCGTGTCTACCACAAAATGGAAGAAGCTAATTTAGTCGCTGTAAGTGACGTAAGTGAAAGAGCCCTTAAGAAAATTGAAAAGAAATATGGTGCAAAAGGATTTACAGATTACAGTGAATTACTTGAAAACCCTGAAATAGAAGCGGTCAGCGTATGTGTACCAACCACATTCCACCATGACGTGGTTATGGAAGCCATTAAAAATGGAAAACATGTCCTGGTTGAAAAGCCAATAGCTTTTACCGTGGAAGAGGCTGAAGAAATGATTGCTGCCGCTAAAGAGGCAGGAGTTCTGCTTGCAACAGGACATGTTGAGAGATTTAATCCTGCTGTTCAAAAAGCTAAAGAACTTATTGATGACGGAGTTATTGGAGACGTAGTATCCGCTTTTGCAAAAAGGGTCGGTCCACTCCCACCAAGAATAAAGGACGTTGGTGTTTCAATAGATTTAGCTATTCACGATTTAGACATTATGAACTATTTGTTTGAAGAGGAAGTAACCCAGGTTTACGGTACCATGAACTGCAGTTTTGACGACAGTGAATTTGAAGACCATGCAGAGATTATGGTCAACTTTGACAATGAGTCAACAGGTATCATTGAAGTAAACTGGTTAACACCATACAAACGTAGAGAACTGGAACTTACTGGTACTGCAGGAATCATATCAGTCGATTACATCAAACAGAGTATCGAAGTGTACGGTAAGTTTGCCCAAGATATTCAAATTAAACATGAAGAACCACTTAAAAGTGAGTTAAACTCCTTCTTAAATGCAGTAATGAATAATGAAGAGCCAGAAATAACTGGTGAAGACGGACTTAAAGCTCTTAAAATGGTTATTGCTGCAAATCGATCCTCCAAAGAACATAAGCCAATCAGATTTGAAGAACTCGAATAA